The window GTATGTCTATTATCAACTTCAAAGGTAAccgaatcaatttaataaaaagtacaAATTTTATTCACGTTTCAAATTTTTAAACGACCTACtattattttctatatttgAATTAGTTGATATATTCATTAAGAGCGTATGTCTATATTTTCTACTCTTATATATATCATGAATTATTGCATTGAAAAAGTAAGAATaaagttgagtttcaaaaaactataataaataTAGAGATTTAATACATTGAGAAACAAGAATAAAGtagagtttcaaaaaaatcacaataaatatagagataaatttatgtcgaaagaagagagggacatgTAATATGGGACATGGACTTGTAAATTGAGACAGAGGAGTTACTAAATTTTGATCGGTCTcatcattttacccacttttcaactaaattttatttcttttactatCTTTTTCCTAATCTCCATGAAAATCAAATCAGctcactaaattttttttttttttgacgaaatgcgaagaatttaataaataactgaaacccagccgagacaaaccctcgaactgtcaattacaacctgattaagaaacaaaaaacgagctaaacatatagccgctttgttttcagatcgtttAACaagtagaatatttaaattctttgaacCAAAAAGaattacaatcaaatctcgaacaatctaacctacatcagttgtgaacatagtagcatcacaatcgaccttcacataagcagcagcatctgtagcccaatgttcagaattatcagttacatcCACTGATATTGGATCAAAAAATGaccccaaaacatgaacaatattatgtcgtgaaaggtgagctcttgcgatATTTACCACCATGCCATATTTGATACAAGCCATACGGATCacccaaaatatcatgtaaCACCTTCTTGAAAACGTTACCGAAACCCATAACAAGAcacacaaaaacatcaaaacaaacacaaacatcccaaaaagatgggcacaaccttgatgacaaggtactcaacaagaactcacccaaaaggattagatcttggttttattgaaaaaactGATAAATATAAGAGAAGATGGAAGATGATTAATCAGAAAGAGGGATGAAGGATGAAGAGCGGAGAAGTGGCGGCTAGAATTTTGgaagtcgactctcaaaactgcaAACCCTTATTTTGAATGTAGCTCACTAAATTTAGTTTCTTTACTATTtttgttatactccctccgtcccattttagttgtcacatttctatttttgttggtgaccaaatattataagtcactctttcattattttaaaaaactgaaaattatttgtcaaaaaaaaaaaaaaaaactgaaaattacatcttaaagtagattaaaagttatttccgatgacatatttttttttatttttttaattgataaaatattaatgaatttcagccaaactttgatcaatttgatCGGCATAAACCCAAAAGTGACAACTAAATGGGACAGGGGACTGGGAGTATAAAATATTGGAAGAAAATGTCGAATATACAGAGGTCAAGTCAGCTTGTTCGATTTTACTGACCGTCCTCCTTTTCATCTCGTAAACAAAATGCTTAAATTTCCAAACCTACTTAATTCCTTTCATCTTTAATGGCTCCACCACTCATATATCTTTTGACCAAACCCCATTTTCATCACTTGATATTCCACTATAACTTACAAACATTAATCCCTGCTGTTAGTTTATTCTTAACCTCTAATCAAGCTAATCCAGAACATGTATAAACTTGTAACTAATGAGATCACGCATGACATCTTAATGAGTTAACATTTATTCCACTTTCGGAAaggaatatttttttagaactctattttatttgtcatatttttcttgatttaaatgagtcaaatgttataaattatatatcagaAGGGGTGAACCAAATATAGTACTTGTTATATACAATTTGAtatcatcatttttattttgatgatcgaataaatatattagattGACGAATAAATGTGAAATTTGCACTTTCATTACTTGAAAAacacataataatattttttttggatttataATTTCCTCTAATCAGTAATTTTCATCTATCATGGATCATtctctatttttctttatttctttcCACCTACCTATTCTTTAATCATATCTTAATTCCTCAATAAATACCTCTAACTACTACATACACCAAATCTGCTGCCTTGTACACGCACATGCACCTTCTCTATTTCTAAACTCACTAATATTGAACACCATGAGTAAAAGAGTGAGCTTCAGTTATGACTCTATGGCTGAAGATCCAAATATCTTCAACAAAACTGTGGTAACAGCAAAATCACTACAACACAAGGGCCATAATCGGCGTTCCGAATGCGACGTTCAGTCTCCGGAAAGCATCTCCTCCACCACCCCTAGAGCATTTTTAGCCGAGAAGTTCCTGAAACGTGTGGGAGCAAAGGTGACAAGAGCTCTGAGTATTGTATCTGCAAAAAGTTCTTCACGGAGGGAGGTATCTTCGTCGAATTTGCTACGGTCGAGGTCTGTTGCGCTTGATTCTCAGAGGGCTGAAGCTGTTGAAGATTGCATTGAGTTCTtgaattcttcttcttctttgcaTAAATCCAACTCCGCTTCTTGAGTTTCTTTGTTCGACTATATAAGAAAAGTTTGCTTCTGGGTTGTAAAAAGGGGCAGTACAGTTATGTAATAGTTCTTCAGTTTTCATGTTATCTTCTAGAGACTGAAACTTGCATTCATCTTAACACAAGTGTTGTTTGTTAACAGCTTCCAGTGTTCTATAATTAGCAAAAGATCCTTGCAAATGAATTCTCAAGGAGATTCTCACTGGGctgtaatattttttcttcataATATAAAGTCTAGTGATCAAAGGAGTGCCGGAAAGATTAGGTACAACACTTGGATAACTCGATTATTAAGAAAGTAGAAACTGtctgaaaaatcaaaaaaatttcgaTGCTGGTTAACATAAGAATTCCCTGACTGATTGCTGGACTACATAGCAATGGTACATATGAAAACAGTAGCTCCAAACCTAATGTCCAGATGTGCTACAAAAGAAATCTCGTGTAGGGTGGAAGCCTATCTGCACTGTAATAGAGATGCAACAAAAATATGATCAGCTTCCAGCAACTGGTGATACAGTTGCAGGCTTTGCATCCTCGGCCTTCTCATGTTCCTTGTTGAGCATCTGGAGAAACAGTGTTCAGACTATTAGGTCTGATCATCATATCATGTACAAAATATCTTGTTCTTATAACAATATTGAAACGTATAAACTAAGATATATAAATGTGGATCTATATTATATCAAGTGTATTAGTGCCCAGATATCTTCACACAGACAGAGAAGACATTTAGAATTTAAGATTTATATAATCGATACAACATAGATATACAACTATTTCCTTAAAATGAAATATAACAGAATGAATCCATATATCAAGTTTGATAGGAATACTAAGGCAGGACGACCATATAGACATGGTGTCAAGTAACAAGTAACGATGGTGTCATAGATATAATGGAcatataaaattgtaataactaaacaaaatacAAAAGCCATTTTTATCTTGGTCTCACTATACTTGCAAAACTGAATACCATAAGAATGACATGTTAAAAACACGAGAAATTGATAGTAATATTAtccttattttttaaatcataaaaaCCCAACTCTAGACGTAATAGGCCAGAAGGCAGCCATTCAAAAGTTATGTTATGactaaaactttcaagttaaaaataataacatgAAGTTTTGTAAGCAACTGGCGTTCATTATAAGTTATAACCAATATAACAACAATTGTAAAACAATTAAACCAACAATCTAATTACTCAAATGTTGACCTCTTATAATTAATGTAGATAAAACAAAGAATTTAAACACATACATAAACAGATATATGCAAGTTGAGATGGTTGGCTTTGCTTAATAATCGTCATCACTCATGTTATGacattttaaaatttggtaTTTGAATGTCATTATGTAGTAACTATGCTTCATTCAAACTTATTATTATAAAACTTATGATTTAATATCTGCAAATGCGttcaattatattattaaatcatgCATAGGAAGGACAAATAGATTAGTCATTTTAAAGGTTCTTGGCATCGAGACTCGACTTGGCGTCAAAATAACCATGACTCACAAGCACACAGACCTTCACCAAGACTTAAACTAGCCCTTCTACTACAACTACTACGAAGAGGATAAGGGTATCCACTAGACTAACCACCTTTCATATCCACAGTAAACAATACTGGGAAGGAGATATGCTTAATAGTATCTCCAAAATGAACTAGCAAGTAAATAAAAACATTCCATGGAAATATattggagcactaaattttTACCAATTATAACTAGTCACACAATTATAATTCTTTCAGACATAATCTAAAGAAGTTGTAAAAAGTAAGGTGACATGATGTGCTTAAACATAAGTAAATGTCTAAGAGAAAGAGCACCTTGTTATTGATCAAGTTGTGGAGCGCTATGACACTTCGAATCAAAGATGAAAGATATATAACCAGCATCTGGTCATTTGTTTTTACTGCATGAATAGATATTATCAACGACAATAGGTATCACTGTCAGTAAACTGATATGGTTTTAAGTACAACAGTCACTTTCATTTTTACATTTCCTGAGTAACTTGCATACCTGCAAATGCCTTGATTAAATCAGCTACATTTAAATTGGGAAGAAGGTTGAATACATCCTGCAATTTCACAAATAcaagtttaataaaaaaattggggGAGAAGGGGGGAAGGTACCACTATTAACTCTGACTGCTAGACTTAAACAAGTATATACTCCCCCCTGATCTATAAGCATATCAATATTGTTTAGCAGATGCCATGCtttgttattaaaaaaagagCAATTGTTGGAACATATTTAACCACAAAATTTCATTAGTTTGGTAAATAAAAATGAGTATAATTTATACGTAGTTTAATACAAGGCCCAAAAGTTTAGACTCCATTCATTCCAATTTTCTTGACGCAAATGAGTTTCTTCTTTGTTCCCAAAATATACAGCCTCATAATATCATAAGAGCATATATTTAGGTTGATAAAAAAGTAATAATCAATGTGTTTTAGTACATTAACAATGATACGTCATACAAGTGTGGTAATTTGTCTGAATTCACTAGGTTAActtttctcaaatattttatagTTCTACGTTGCAGCAAGAAAAATACCTATTCACACTACTTCAGGTAATGGTTTAGAATAACGAAAATCGCAAAAGCCTTCAAACTTCACTACTTTGAGATTAAAAAAGAGTTCTAAATTACACATAAAACTGTGATTTCATCTCTATACAGGTTTCAGAGAaattgaaatgaaaataaatactcTATAAGTTTAAGCTCATCgctttgttttttaaaaaaaaagcttTAAGAGCATCTGTGTCATTAATGTTTTAAGCCACAATTCTTCCTCTGTCTGCTGTCATTTTCTTAAACTTCTCTTTCAAAATTGGTTTCCTATTCTTCCCTCTTTTATTTTTGGCAAGGGAATGAGGGCATTACAGGGAAGCATTAATGAACTGTATATGtaaatgtaaatttataaattacctGTAAATGGTACAAAATCTCATGATTTAagggaagcttttcatcaataaCAAGATCAAGATAATTTCGTATCTCTCGTAGCCGAGCATCCAGTCCCTTTAAGGCTGCAAGTTTTCCTGTAACCTGCACAGGACAGTTGTGTGACATCAACAGTCAAGCCACAgtaatagaaaaagaaaagggaaCAAGTAAATGCTTTTGTTAGTATTTATGATTATTCATCATCCAgttttttaacatatatattgatatattgatgtAAGAAGTTAAGTTTAATAGATGATCTAgataagcaaaaaaaaaaaacctctgTTGCAAGAGTGCTGATGGTTGTATCCTTCACATCTCTCAGCAGGTGCTCCACTCCTGATCACAGTTTACATGTCAAATGTGTTAGAGTTAAAAGGAGGCATTGAGAAGGTCTgatatgcaaaaaaaaaaaaaaagttttcacCTCACTGCTTACCAATTTCCTCAACCTCATGAGCAGCAATTTCTGAAGGCACGTGAACAAAAACTTTCTGGCTTTTCTGAGTAGCATTCTGTGACCATAAACATGATTAGCCCAATTTAAGGCACCcggaatattttattatcttattaatTCTGCAACAATGATACTACCTCCTTAACCTCTTCAACAGCACAGTAAGCTTTAGTAGGTATTCCTAATTCCTTGGGTTGCACATCAATGATAACTAATACAGGATTTGGAACGTAACTGTAATAACAAGAACTTAGTAATTAAGAACTATACAACAGATTAAGGACAGAGCAGTAAAATAATTAGAAAGAGAATGAAAAAAGGATTTTTCAAAAGGAGGGAAATTAGAAGTGGTTCCAACTATAAAATGCTATCAAAATAGGACCA of the Daucus carota subsp. sativus chromosome 4, DH1 v3.0, whole genome shotgun sequence genome contains:
- the LOC108217120 gene encoding uncharacterized protein LOC108217120, encoding MSKRVSFSYDSMAEDPNIFNKTVVTAKSLQHKGHNRRSECDVQSPESISSTTPRAFLAEKFLKRVGAKVTRALSIVSAKSSSRREVSSSNLLRSRSVALDSQRAEAVEDCIEFLNSSSSLHKSNSAS
- the LOC108215817 gene encoding 26S proteasome non-ATPase regulatory subunit 7 homolog A; protein product: MDVIKSQQILARPIEKVIVHPLVLLSIVDNYNRVAKDTRKRVVGVLLGSSFKGTVDVTNSYAVPFEEDDKDPSIWFLDHNYHEAMFSMFKRINAKEHVIGWYSTGPKLRENDLDVHALFNDYVPNPVLVIIDVQPKELGIPTKAYCAVEEVKENATQKSQKVFVHVPSEIAAHEVEEIGVEHLLRDVKDTTISTLATEVTGKLAALKGLDARLREIRNYLDLVIDEKLPLNHEILYHLQDVFNLLPNLNVADLIKAFAVKTNDQMLVIYLSSLIRSVIALHNLINNKMLNKEHEKAEDAKPATVSPVAGS